A portion of the Thermoflexus hugenholtzii JAD2 genome contains these proteins:
- the murG gene encoding undecaprenyldiphospho-muramoylpentapeptide beta-N-acetylglucosaminyltransferase: protein MRIWIAAGGTGGHIYPALAVAEALQDVEPDLEVIWVGTPEGMEARLIPSRGFVFLPVEAGGVYGLGPRGALRGLWRIARGVRQAWQAMGRLRPQVLFTTGGFAAVPAALAAARAGVPILVYLPDLEPGMAVRLLARLAAHVAVTAPEAQPFFRGRPVTVTGYPVRRRLMAAARDREAARRRGRARWGFAENLPVVLVFGGSRGARRLNRAVDRHLEALAMEAQVLHLTGPADLERMQARRAALPSEIRARYQPVAYLEEEMGEALAMADLAVCRAGASTLGELPLFGLPAVLVPYPYVRRHQERNAAYLVRHGGAVRIPDEEIEERLGEVVQELLRDPDRLQGMRRSMGALAQPEAAERLAALVQRLAASTPYPEKRPAQGRAG, encoded by the coding sequence ATGCGAATCTGGATCGCCGCGGGGGGGACCGGCGGGCACATCTACCCGGCGCTGGCCGTCGCCGAGGCGCTGCAGGACGTTGAGCCGGACCTGGAGGTGATCTGGGTTGGCACGCCGGAGGGAATGGAGGCCCGGCTGATCCCGTCCCGGGGCTTTGTGTTCCTCCCGGTGGAGGCCGGCGGGGTATATGGGTTGGGGCCTCGAGGGGCCCTGCGGGGGCTGTGGCGGATCGCCCGGGGGGTTCGGCAGGCGTGGCAGGCGATGGGGCGGCTGCGCCCGCAGGTTCTCTTCACCACCGGGGGCTTCGCCGCCGTCCCGGCCGCCCTGGCGGCGGCCCGGGCCGGGGTTCCCATCCTGGTGTATCTGCCGGACTTGGAGCCGGGGATGGCGGTGCGGTTGCTGGCGCGCCTGGCCGCCCACGTGGCCGTGACGGCCCCGGAAGCCCAGCCCTTTTTCCGGGGACGACCGGTGACGGTCACGGGGTATCCGGTGCGGCGCCGCCTGATGGCGGCGGCGCGGGATCGGGAGGCGGCCCGTCGGCGCGGCCGCGCCCGCTGGGGGTTTGCGGAGAACCTCCCAGTGGTGCTGGTGTTCGGAGGCAGCCGCGGAGCGCGCCGGCTGAACCGGGCGGTGGATCGACATCTGGAGGCGCTGGCGATGGAGGCCCAGGTGCTGCACCTCACCGGGCCGGCGGATCTCGAACGCATGCAGGCGCGGCGGGCGGCGCTGCCTTCAGAGATCCGGGCGCGTTATCAGCCGGTCGCGTATCTGGAGGAAGAGATGGGGGAGGCGCTGGCCATGGCGGACCTGGCCGTTTGCCGGGCGGGGGCTTCGACCCTGGGAGAGCTCCCGCTGTTCGGGCTGCCGGCGGTGCTGGTGCCCTATCCCTACGTGCGGCGCCATCAGGAGCGCAACGCCGCCTATCTCGTCCGCCATGGAGGCGCGGTGAGGATCCCTGATGAGGAGATCGAGGAACGGCTCGGGGAGGTGGTGCAGGAGCTGCTCCGGGACCCGGACCGTCTGCAGGGAATGCGCCGGTCCATGGGGGCGCTGGCTCAGCCGGAGGCGGCGGAGCGGCTGGCCGCGCTGGTGCAGCGTCTGGCCGCTTCCACCCCATATCCGGAAAAGCGCCCAGCGCAGGGGAGGGCGGGATGA
- a CDS encoding CvpA family protein, which produces MIALHTVFWAFVAVFALIGALRGVAKEILVSTSIVGVMFLFSLLQQFAPAIWESLTRDPATGFFAETFAIALAAIFGYAGPALSVQLAGRAKREKGVEIIAGFAAGAINGWLIAGSILFFLHRAGYPFPEVIQPPAPTSPILDMLSWMPPALIKPPLLYFAVVIVLFMLLIFYL; this is translated from the coding sequence ATGATCGCGCTGCACACCGTCTTCTGGGCTTTCGTCGCTGTGTTCGCGTTGATCGGCGCCCTGCGGGGGGTGGCCAAGGAGATCCTGGTCAGCACTTCCATCGTGGGGGTGATGTTCCTGTTCAGCCTGCTGCAGCAGTTCGCCCCCGCCATCTGGGAATCCCTCACCCGGGATCCCGCCACCGGTTTCTTCGCTGAGACCTTCGCCATCGCCCTGGCGGCGATCTTTGGCTACGCCGGACCGGCCCTCTCCGTGCAGCTGGCCGGACGGGCCAAGCGGGAGAAAGGGGTGGAGATCATCGCTGGCTTCGCTGCCGGCGCCATCAACGGGTGGCTGATCGCCGGATCGATCCTGTTCTTCCTGCACCGCGCCGGCTACCCGTTCCCAGAGGTGATCCAGCCCCCGGCGCCCACCAGCCCGATCCTCGACATGCTCAGCTGGATGCCGCCGGCGTTGATCAAACCCCCACTGCTCTATTTCGCGGTGGTCATCGTCCTGTTCATGCTGTTGATCTTCTATCTTTGA
- the murC gene encoding UDP-N-acetylmuramate--L-alanine ligase, giving the protein MFSLRPGMAFHLIGIGGAGLSALAIVLHEAGYRVSGCDRASSPFTEALRALGIPVHIGHDPAHVGEAEVLVRSSAVPADHPEVRAAEAQGRPVVKREAVIGTLMADRWGIAIAGSHGKTTTTAMIAWIAMAAGRDPTFIVGGLIHGLNRNARAGREDLFIVEADEYDRMFLGLRPRIAVVTTIEHDHPDCYPTPEAFFEAFQAFAEQVPPEGLLVICHADPEARRLADLLERQGRRVIRYGWGPPARWWARPLAVDRFALFREGREAGVLSLSIPGHHHGLNALAALAVAEAVGIPLETAREALSRFPGTARRFEVKGEVRGVRVIDDYAHHPGEIRATLQAARACYPGRSLWVVFQPHTYSRTRALLGEFAAAFEDADHVLLLPIYAARETDTLGVRSEDILQRMSHSDARCVPDFEAAVDFLRRHVRPGDVVLTLGAGDVYRVGEHLLEALKVSEEE; this is encoded by the coding sequence ATGTTCTCTTTGCGACCGGGCATGGCCTTTCATCTGATCGGGATCGGGGGGGCCGGGCTCTCGGCCCTGGCCATCGTGCTGCATGAGGCCGGCTACCGGGTGAGCGGGTGCGACCGGGCCTCCTCGCCGTTTACGGAGGCCCTCCGCGCCCTCGGTATCCCGGTTCATATCGGTCACGACCCCGCTCATGTGGGCGAGGCGGAGGTGCTGGTGCGGTCCTCCGCTGTGCCGGCGGACCACCCGGAGGTCCGCGCCGCCGAGGCGCAGGGACGACCGGTGGTGAAACGGGAGGCGGTGATCGGAACGCTGATGGCGGATCGTTGGGGGATCGCCATCGCCGGAAGCCACGGGAAAACCACCACCACAGCCATGATCGCCTGGATCGCCATGGCCGCCGGGCGGGATCCCACCTTCATCGTCGGCGGGCTGATCCATGGGCTGAACCGCAACGCCCGGGCCGGGCGGGAGGATCTCTTCATCGTGGAGGCCGATGAATACGACCGGATGTTCCTGGGCCTCCGACCCCGCATCGCGGTGGTGACGACCATCGAGCACGATCATCCGGACTGTTATCCGACGCCGGAGGCGTTCTTTGAGGCCTTTCAGGCCTTTGCGGAGCAGGTGCCGCCGGAGGGGCTCCTGGTGATCTGTCATGCGGATCCCGAGGCGCGGCGCCTGGCCGATCTTCTGGAGCGCCAGGGCCGACGGGTGATCCGATACGGATGGGGGCCGCCGGCCCGCTGGTGGGCGCGCCCCCTCGCGGTGGATCGCTTCGCGCTCTTCCGCGAGGGCCGGGAGGCCGGCGTCCTCAGCCTCTCGATCCCTGGCCACCATCACGGGCTGAACGCCCTGGCCGCCCTCGCCGTCGCGGAGGCCGTGGGGATCCCGCTGGAGACGGCGCGGGAGGCCCTGAGCCGGTTCCCCGGGACCGCCCGGCGCTTCGAGGTGAAGGGGGAAGTGCGGGGCGTGCGGGTCATCGATGATTACGCGCACCATCCGGGGGAGATCCGGGCCACCCTCCAGGCGGCCCGCGCCTGCTATCCCGGCCGCTCCCTGTGGGTGGTCTTCCAGCCCCACACCTACAGCCGAACCCGGGCCCTGCTGGGGGAGTTCGCGGCCGCGTTCGAGGATGCGGATCACGTCCTCCTGCTCCCCATTTACGCCGCCCGGGAGACGGACACCCTGGGGGTGCGCAGCGAGGACATCCTGCAGCGGATGAGCCATTCGGACGCCCGATGCGTCCCGGATTTCGAGGCCGCGGTGGACTTCCTGCGTCGCCACGTGCGGCCCGGGGATGTGGTGCTGACGCTGGGGGCCGGCGACGTCTATCGGGTGGGAGAGCATTTGCTGGAAGCGCTGAAGGTTTCGGAGGAAGAATGA
- the murB gene encoding UDP-N-acetylmuramate dehydrogenase translates to MSRPMALPGEALTAVLRRWGLTLQRGVPLARFTTARIGGPADALVIVEEVPALAEVVRAAWADGIPVTLLGGGSNVLVSDRGVRGLVVVNRARELRFERDGRVWAASGAALSTLARLCAERGWAGLEWGVGIPGTVGGAVVGNAGAHGGDIAGCLESVELLLPEGEVVTWSAAQLELGYRTSRLKTWPHPRRPVVLTARFALRPADPEVLLERIAAFHAYRRRTQPGGASIGSMFRNPPGDYAGRLIEAAGLKGARCGGVVISPLHANFFINEGNGTAADVRALMAEAQRRVWERFGVLLEPEIEMIGEWEDETADPCGGALRREVGGARGEPPVGPVGHPGAG, encoded by the coding sequence ATGTCACGCCCGATGGCCCTCCCCGGCGAGGCGCTGACCGCGGTCCTTCGGCGATGGGGGTTGACGCTCCAGCGAGGGGTCCCGCTGGCCCGCTTCACCACCGCCCGCATCGGCGGGCCCGCCGACGCCCTGGTGATCGTGGAGGAGGTTCCGGCGCTGGCGGAGGTGGTCCGGGCGGCCTGGGCCGATGGGATCCCGGTGACCCTGCTGGGGGGTGGATCAAATGTGCTGGTCTCCGATCGTGGGGTGCGGGGGCTGGTGGTGGTGAACCGGGCGCGGGAGCTGCGCTTCGAGCGGGATGGACGGGTGTGGGCGGCTTCCGGTGCCGCGCTCTCGACGCTCGCCCGGCTGTGCGCCGAGCGGGGATGGGCCGGCCTGGAGTGGGGCGTGGGGATCCCGGGCACGGTGGGTGGCGCGGTGGTGGGGAACGCCGGGGCCCACGGAGGCGACATCGCGGGCTGCCTGGAATCGGTGGAGCTGCTGCTGCCGGAAGGGGAAGTCGTGACGTGGTCGGCGGCGCAGCTGGAGCTGGGGTATCGCACCAGCCGGCTGAAGACGTGGCCTCATCCCCGACGGCCGGTGGTCCTAACAGCTCGCTTCGCCCTCCGCCCGGCGGACCCGGAGGTCCTGCTGGAGCGCATCGCCGCCTTTCACGCCTATCGCCGGCGCACCCAGCCCGGAGGCGCCAGCATCGGCTCCATGTTCCGCAACCCGCCTGGGGACTATGCCGGCCGCCTGATCGAGGCCGCCGGGCTGAAGGGCGCTCGATGCGGGGGCGTGGTGATCTCTCCCCTGCATGCGAATTTCTTCATCAACGAAGGGAACGGCACCGCGGCGGATGTGCGGGCCTTGATGGCCGAGGCACAGCGCCGCGTGTGGGAGCGGTTCGGCGTCCTCCTGGAACCGGAGATCGAGATGATCGGGGAGTGGGAAGATGAAACGGCGGATCCGTGTGGGGGTGCTCTTCGGCGGGAGGTCGGGGGAGCACGAGGTGAGCCTCCTGTCGGCCCAGTCGGTCATCCGGGCGCTGGATAA
- a CDS encoding D-alanine--D-alanine ligase family protein, which produces MKRRIRVGVLFGGRSGEHEVSLLSAQSVIRALDKTKYEVIPIGITKEGRWLTRGDPMKALTGGAVTMADLIGTEPVVEPESAAPLARAERRELIPGVHADGIPQVDVIFPVLHGPFGEDGTIQGLLELADIPYVGAGVLASAVGMDKVVMKDVFRAHGLPVARYIVVFRREWERDPEGVMERVEQEIGFPCFVKPACLGSSVGVSKVKRREELPAALAEAARYGRKMLVERAIPSPREIEVSVLGNEDPIASVPGEVIPAGEFYDYAAKYLDDRTRLVIPAPLEEELAERIRALAIAAFRAIDACGMARVDFLLSRETGELVVNEINTIPGFTAVSMYPRLWEASGLPYPALLDRLIELALERYADRRRDAISYEGLTWLSALHDHRAREEDDGGPSTR; this is translated from the coding sequence ATGAAACGGCGGATCCGTGTGGGGGTGCTCTTCGGCGGGAGGTCGGGGGAGCACGAGGTGAGCCTCCTGTCGGCCCAGTCGGTCATCCGGGCGCTGGATAAGACCAAATACGAGGTGATCCCCATCGGCATCACGAAAGAGGGCCGCTGGCTGACCCGGGGGGATCCGATGAAGGCCTTGACCGGCGGTGCCGTAACCATGGCCGACCTGATCGGAACGGAACCGGTGGTGGAGCCGGAGTCGGCGGCTCCCCTCGCCCGTGCCGAGCGCCGCGAGCTCATCCCGGGGGTGCACGCCGATGGCATCCCACAGGTGGACGTGATCTTCCCCGTGCTGCATGGACCCTTCGGGGAAGATGGCACCATCCAGGGCTTGCTGGAGCTGGCGGACATTCCCTACGTCGGGGCGGGGGTGCTGGCCTCGGCGGTGGGGATGGACAAGGTGGTGATGAAGGATGTCTTCCGGGCCCACGGCCTGCCCGTGGCCCGTTACATCGTGGTCTTCCGACGGGAGTGGGAGCGGGATCCGGAGGGCGTGATGGAGCGGGTGGAGCAGGAGATCGGCTTCCCCTGTTTTGTGAAGCCCGCCTGCCTCGGATCCAGCGTCGGCGTCTCGAAGGTGAAGCGGCGGGAGGAGCTGCCAGCCGCCCTGGCCGAGGCGGCCCGCTACGGGCGCAAGATGCTGGTGGAGCGGGCCATCCCGTCGCCCCGGGAGATCGAGGTGAGCGTGCTGGGGAACGAGGATCCCATCGCCTCCGTGCCCGGGGAGGTGATCCCGGCGGGGGAGTTCTACGACTACGCAGCGAAATACCTGGACGACCGCACGCGGCTGGTGATCCCCGCTCCCCTGGAGGAGGAGCTGGCGGAGCGCATCCGCGCCCTGGCCATCGCGGCCTTCCGGGCCATCGACGCCTGCGGCATGGCGCGGGTGGACTTCCTGCTCTCCCGGGAGACCGGGGAGCTGGTGGTGAACGAGATCAACACCATCCCGGGCTTCACGGCGGTCAGCATGTATCCGCGCCTGTGGGAGGCCAGCGGGTTGCCGTATCCGGCGTTGCTGGACCGGTTGATCGAGCTGGCCCTGGAGCGCTACGCCGATCGCCGGCGGGACGCCATCTCCTATGAGGGGTTGACATGGCTTTCCGCTCTTCACGATCACCGCGCGCGGGAAGAAGACGACGGCGGACCCTCCACGCGGTGA
- a CDS encoding cell division protein FtsQ/DivIB codes for MAVALWAWRPVGSRLAALGLLGLWLIGGGILLGHEAFYTRLDVAGARTLSPDALAAAAGIDGLHIFWVNPEEAAAAVRRRFPSLESVEVRCRWPAFCTLFVVEGQAPWEWISGDLRLILDGEGRVIEGGTVQARRRLEVHGLPPPTPGQRVDPGLWARMQELSQAFPEVSAFRYEAGRGFSFVDPAGWTVWLGEFGSMSARAAIWRALRSALAAQHPAPAYLDLRVPEAPAVGFQVERIQP; via the coding sequence ATGGCGGTGGCCCTCTGGGCATGGCGGCCGGTGGGCTCCCGGCTGGCCGCCCTGGGGTTGCTGGGGCTCTGGCTGATCGGTGGGGGGATCCTTCTGGGGCATGAGGCCTTCTACACCCGCCTGGACGTGGCCGGAGCGCGGACGCTTTCGCCGGACGCGCTGGCCGCGGCCGCGGGGATCGATGGCCTGCACATTTTTTGGGTGAACCCGGAGGAGGCCGCGGCCGCCGTCCGCCGGCGGTTCCCCTCCCTCGAGTCTGTCGAGGTGCGTTGCCGTTGGCCGGCTTTCTGCACGCTCTTTGTGGTGGAGGGGCAGGCGCCCTGGGAGTGGATCAGCGGGGATCTGCGCCTGATCCTGGATGGGGAGGGCCGGGTGATCGAGGGAGGGACTGTCCAGGCCCGTCGGCGCCTGGAGGTCCACGGCCTGCCGCCTCCGACGCCCGGGCAACGGGTGGACCCCGGGTTGTGGGCCCGCATGCAGGAGCTGTCCCAGGCCTTCCCGGAGGTCTCTGCCTTCCGCTACGAGGCCGGTCGGGGGTTCTCCTTCGTCGATCCGGCCGGCTGGACCGTATGGCTGGGGGAGTTCGGCTCGATGTCCGCCCGGGCGGCGATCTGGCGGGCGCTGCGATCCGCTCTGGCCGCCCAGCATCCCGCCCCCGCATATCTCGACCTGCGTGTCCCAGAAGCGCCGGCCGTCGGTTTTCAGGTTGAAAGGATCCAACCATGA
- the ftsA gene encoding cell division protein FtsA yields the protein MTLVAMDIGSSKICTLVGEADEAGVLRILGVGVVPARGIRRGVVVNIAEATDAIRASVERAERTSGYQIRRAIVGIAGPYVASVNSKGTASVLRGERGITPADVQRAVENARVIAIPHSREILHVLPRAFTVDGQEGIRDPIGMYGFRLEAEVHIVTAEVGPLANLRRCIESAQIEVEEFVLSPLASAEAVITEGEREMGVALVDIGAGTTDLAVFVEGSVAYTTVIPVGGQHITNDLAYGLHVPAPVAEEIKIRHGHALAAAIPAEEQITVQGFGDNGPVTFSRREMAEIIEARVQEIFQLVLGELRKSGYERLLPAGLVLCGGTALLPGIREVAREHTEMPVRIGMPWDLGGLAETLRSPAFATAVGLLRWGLRADAAAAYAASEGSWWARLWQAVRGILREILPG from the coding sequence ATGACGCTGGTGGCGATGGACATCGGAAGCAGCAAGATCTGCACCCTGGTGGGCGAGGCCGATGAGGCCGGGGTCCTCCGGATCCTGGGGGTGGGCGTGGTCCCGGCCCGGGGGATCCGCCGAGGGGTGGTGGTGAACATCGCGGAGGCCACCGATGCGATCCGGGCTTCGGTGGAGCGGGCTGAGCGGACCAGCGGGTATCAGATCCGCCGGGCCATCGTGGGGATCGCCGGGCCGTATGTGGCCTCCGTCAACAGCAAGGGCACGGCCTCGGTGTTGCGGGGGGAGCGGGGCATCACCCCGGCGGATGTGCAGCGGGCGGTGGAGAACGCCCGCGTCATCGCCATCCCGCACTCCCGTGAGATCCTGCACGTGCTCCCCCGGGCGTTCACGGTGGACGGCCAGGAGGGGATCCGGGATCCCATCGGCATGTATGGCTTTCGCCTGGAGGCGGAGGTTCACATCGTCACCGCCGAGGTGGGCCCGTTGGCCAACCTGCGCCGCTGCATCGAATCCGCCCAGATTGAGGTGGAGGAGTTCGTCCTCTCGCCCCTCGCCTCGGCGGAGGCGGTGATCACCGAAGGGGAGCGGGAGATGGGGGTGGCCCTGGTGGACATCGGGGCGGGGACGACGGACCTGGCGGTCTTCGTGGAGGGGAGCGTGGCCTACACCACGGTGATCCCGGTGGGTGGGCAGCACATCACCAACGACCTGGCTTATGGCCTGCACGTCCCCGCCCCGGTAGCGGAGGAGATCAAGATCCGGCACGGCCACGCCCTGGCCGCTGCCATCCCTGCGGAGGAACAGATCACCGTGCAGGGGTTCGGAGACAACGGCCCGGTTACATTCTCCCGCCGGGAGATGGCGGAGATCATCGAGGCACGGGTTCAGGAGATCTTCCAGCTGGTCCTGGGGGAGCTCCGGAAGTCCGGCTACGAGCGGCTGCTGCCGGCCGGTCTGGTCCTGTGCGGAGGGACCGCGCTGTTGCCGGGGATCCGGGAGGTGGCGCGGGAGCACACCGAGATGCCGGTGCGGATCGGCATGCCATGGGATCTGGGGGGGCTGGCGGAGACCCTGCGTTCGCCGGCCTTTGCCACCGCGGTGGGCTTGCTCCGGTGGGGCCTGCGGGCGGATGCGGCGGCCGCATATGCCGCTTCCGAAGGCTCTTGGTGGGCCCGCCTCTGGCAGGCGGTGCGGGGGATCCTGCGGGAGATCCTGCCCGGATGA
- the ftsZ gene encoding cell division protein FtsZ: MDAMTTGQTPAKIRVVGVGGGGSNAVNRMIEEGLRGVEFIAVNTDVQALSLAKADRRIHIGEKITRGLGAGGNPEIGYKAAEESADLIYEALRGSDMVFITAGMGGGTGTGASPVIARIAREVGALTIGVVTRPFSFEGPKRAKAAEEGINRLKENVDTLIVIPNDRLLEITDKKVTLVQAFRMADEVLRQGIQGISELITVPGLINLDFADVRTIMAEGGAALMAIGEASGENRAVEAAQQAISSRLLEVTIDGARGILFNVTGGPDLTLHEVHQAAEIIRQAAHPEANIIFGAVIDEAMQDRVRITVIATGFERPPLQGRRPAQAATPGRAETGAPRPEEGRRPLSDRSFSEGDLDIPAFLRRRG, translated from the coding sequence ATGGACGCGATGACGACGGGTCAGACGCCGGCCAAGATCCGTGTGGTGGGCGTGGGCGGCGGGGGCAGCAACGCCGTCAACCGCATGATCGAGGAGGGGCTCCGCGGGGTGGAGTTCATCGCCGTCAACACCGATGTGCAGGCCCTCTCCCTGGCCAAGGCCGATCGCCGCATCCACATCGGGGAGAAGATCACCCGCGGGCTGGGCGCAGGGGGCAACCCCGAGATCGGCTACAAGGCCGCCGAGGAGTCCGCGGACCTGATCTACGAGGCGCTGCGGGGCTCCGACATGGTCTTCATCACCGCTGGGATGGGCGGCGGTACCGGGACCGGGGCCAGCCCGGTGATCGCTCGCATCGCCCGGGAAGTGGGGGCCCTGACCATCGGGGTGGTGACCCGCCCCTTCTCCTTCGAGGGTCCCAAGCGGGCCAAGGCGGCGGAGGAGGGCATCAACCGCCTGAAGGAGAACGTGGACACCCTCATCGTGATCCCGAACGATCGCCTGCTGGAGATCACCGATAAGAAGGTGACCCTGGTCCAGGCGTTCCGCATGGCCGATGAGGTGCTCCGCCAGGGCATCCAGGGCATCAGCGAGCTGATCACCGTCCCCGGCCTGATCAACCTGGACTTCGCCGACGTGCGCACGATCATGGCCGAGGGCGGGGCGGCGCTGATGGCCATCGGGGAGGCCTCCGGGGAGAACCGCGCGGTGGAAGCGGCCCAGCAAGCCATCTCGAGCCGGCTGCTGGAGGTAACCATCGACGGCGCCCGGGGGATCCTGTTCAACGTGACCGGCGGGCCCGACCTCACCCTCCACGAGGTCCATCAGGCGGCGGAGATCATCCGTCAGGCGGCCCATCCCGAGGCCAACATCATCTTCGGCGCCGTCATCGATGAGGCCATGCAGGATCGGGTGCGGATCACGGTGATCGCCACCGGGTTCGAGCGTCCACCGCTTCAAGGCCGTCGCCCGGCCCAGGCCGCCACGCCGGGGCGGGCGGAGACCGGCGCCCCACGCCCCGAGGAGGGCCGGCGTCCGCTCAGCGATCGCAGCTTCTCCGAGGGGGACCTGGACATCCCGGCCTTCCTGCGCCGGCGGGGTTGA
- a CDS encoding ribonuclease HI family protein, translated as MPRAAPDYIVIFDGGSRGNPGPGYGSYRLHTRDGREDVRRLEFGEAMTNNEAEYRTLIAALDDLIGRIEQTGKDPSAFTVEVRGDSRLILTQLRGEFRVRAAHLRPLWEAARARLSRFREARLVWQPRKASVKDLGH; from the coding sequence ATGCCGCGCGCCGCGCCGGACTACATCGTGATCTTCGATGGCGGCAGCCGGGGCAACCCGGGCCCCGGTTACGGCTCGTATCGCCTCCACACGCGGGACGGACGGGAGGATGTGCGCCGGCTGGAGTTCGGGGAGGCGATGACCAACAACGAGGCGGAGTATCGCACCCTCATCGCCGCCCTCGATGACCTGATCGGCCGAATCGAACAGACGGGAAAGGACCCCTCCGCCTTCACCGTGGAGGTCCGAGGGGACAGCCGGCTGATCCTGACCCAGCTGCGGGGCGAGTTCCGGGTGCGGGCGGCCCATCTGCGCCCCCTCTGGGAGGCGGCCCGGGCGCGCCTCTCCCGGTTCCGCGAGGCCCGGCTGGTCTGGCAACCCCGAAAGGCCTCCGTAAAGGATCTGGGGCATTGA
- a CDS encoding NYN domain-containing protein, translating to MARRDRPGIAVFIDFENIVTAAESRYYTLDLPRLFAELGRRGRLVLKRAYGDWSRFTKYREELLRHGVDLVQIYSYGHKIARNRADVRMAIDAMEVLFTRPEIQIFAIISGDSDFSSLITRLREHGKFVIGVGVQGATSDLIPALCDEFVYYDTLIVSEGGAAPTPAPPSTPEGEAPAPTPEAMGAAERYRRYLEDWGFALLEATVRRMGLTRLFEALRTGASDLTLTRWLEQANWEGLDLEESGRQELSWLLLLSPALSFGALPPSSVTPIQGLRVTSLKRFIEAAESGMIRFLGMANWPLEPEALALLLGLPIGEVESILRGMVREGVLASENGVLRWARPEDPLREDVFEPLRVELAGVRYPSGITPSLGEARALFEEGMSYRRDRNFPMALDRFRLALRMTLDLWEARAPGVGPYEIRWRAASYCSVRAGELFNNRRDYAGSLPYYHAFIALMIPGDPVWEKLRGLVDFMLHYALSAFSENQIPVAAGPFVRRVLELFHDPDPTRGERVRAWVETVASLNPTMIAWLLDQLAGVEAPEEQKSPLEAFLRAHMQEARSVR from the coding sequence ATGGCGCGTCGGGATCGACCGGGCATCGCCGTGTTCATCGATTTCGAGAACATTGTAACCGCAGCGGAGAGCCGTTACTACACCCTGGACCTCCCGCGCCTGTTCGCGGAGCTCGGCCGGCGCGGGCGTCTGGTTCTGAAGCGAGCTTATGGGGACTGGTCGCGCTTCACCAAATACCGGGAGGAGCTGCTCCGACACGGGGTGGATCTGGTCCAGATCTATTCCTACGGCCACAAGATCGCCCGCAACCGCGCCGACGTCCGCATGGCCATCGATGCCATGGAGGTGCTCTTCACCCGACCGGAGATCCAGATCTTCGCCATCATCTCGGGGGACAGCGATTTCTCCAGCCTGATCACCCGGCTCCGGGAGCACGGCAAGTTCGTCATCGGCGTGGGCGTCCAGGGAGCCACCAGCGACCTGATCCCGGCCCTCTGCGATGAGTTCGTTTACTACGACACCCTGATCGTCTCGGAGGGAGGAGCGGCTCCCACCCCAGCGCCTCCTTCGACCCCGGAGGGTGAAGCGCCGGCCCCCACCCCGGAGGCCATGGGAGCGGCGGAGCGCTACCGTCGTTACCTGGAGGACTGGGGCTTCGCGTTGCTGGAGGCCACCGTTCGGCGCATGGGGCTCACCCGCCTCTTTGAGGCCCTGCGGACGGGAGCCTCCGACCTCACTCTCACCCGCTGGCTGGAGCAGGCGAACTGGGAGGGCCTGGATCTGGAGGAGAGTGGCCGCCAGGAGCTGAGCTGGTTGCTGCTGTTGAGCCCCGCCCTCTCCTTCGGCGCCCTCCCGCCTTCCTCCGTCACGCCCATCCAGGGGTTGCGGGTGACGAGCCTCAAGCGGTTCATCGAGGCGGCGGAGAGCGGGATGATCCGGTTCCTGGGCATGGCCAACTGGCCCCTGGAGCCGGAGGCCCTGGCCCTCCTGCTCGGCCTCCCCATCGGCGAGGTGGAATCCATCCTGCGGGGAATGGTGCGGGAGGGGGTCCTGGCGTCCGAGAACGGCGTCCTGCGCTGGGCGCGTCCGGAGGATCCGCTGCGGGAGGACGTCTTCGAGCCGCTGCGGGTAGAGCTGGCCGGGGTCCGTTATCCCTCCGGGATCACCCCCTCCCTGGGGGAGGCCCGGGCGCTGTTCGAGGAGGGGATGAGCTATCGGCGCGATCGAAACTTCCCCATGGCCCTGGACCGCTTCCGGCTGGCGCTGCGGATGACCCTGGACCTGTGGGAGGCGCGTGCGCCGGGGGTCGGGCCCTATGAGATCCGCTGGCGCGCGGCCAGCTACTGCTCGGTGCGGGCCGGTGAGCTCTTCAACAACCGCCGCGACTACGCCGGCTCCCTCCCTTACTACCACGCCTTCATCGCTCTGATGATCCCCGGCGATCCGGTCTGGGAGAAGCTCCGCGGGCTGGTGGACTTCATGCTTCATTACGCGCTGTCCGCCTTCTCCGAGAATCAGATCCCGGTCGCCGCCGGACCGTTCGTACGGCGTGTGCTGGAGCTCTTCCACGATCCCGACCCCACGCGGGGGGAACGGGTCCGGGCATGGGTGGAGACAGTCGCCTCCCTGAACCCGACCATGATCGCCTGGCTGCTGGATCAACTGGCCGGAGTGGAGGCCCCGGAGGAACAGAAATCGCCCCTGGAGGCTTTCCTCCGGGCTCACATGCAGGAAGCCCGGTCTGTCCGCTGA